Genomic segment of Kibdelosporangium phytohabitans:
CGCACCGGCACCAGGGTGGGCAGATACTGGATGCGGTAGCGGGACAGCAGGTCACGGCTGGTGTCCGCGTCGACCTCGCCGAGCAGGAACCGGCCGCCGTACTGCCCGGCCAGCTTCTCGATGACCGGCTTGAGCTGGCGGCACGGCGGGCACCACGTGGCGCCGAAGTCCAGGATCACCAGCTTGGTCTTGGAGATCTCCATCACCTGGCTGTAGTTCGCGGACGTCACGGTGACGACGTTCTCCGCGTTGACCACGACGTTCGTGTCGGCGGCGGGCACGGCTGTGGCAGGCGTCGACAGCAGTGCCGAGGCCGCGACGGCGACGGCGGCGACGCCCGCGCGCAGCCAGTTCTTGGGCAGGGACATGACAGCTCCTTGATGTGCAGGGAACAACGGGGCAACGGTGTGCGGATCAGCCGGAGGTGGTGGCCAGCCCGGCGGAGACCCAGTCCTCGATGCCCTCGCGGTATTCGCGTACGTTCGCGTAGCCGAGTTCACGCAGCCGGGCGCCGACGAACTCGCTGTTGCGACAGGGCACGTTCGCGCAGTACACGACGATCTCGGCGGACTTGTCCGGCAGGACGTCCGGCGCGTACCGGTCGGTGAACCCGGCTGCCTGCTCGTAGGGGAAACCGGGGATGTTCACCGCGCCGGGCAGGTGCTCCTGCTCGTAATAGGC
This window contains:
- a CDS encoding thioredoxin family protein, producing the protein MSLPKNWLRAGVAAVAVAASALLSTPATAVPAADTNVVVNAENVVTVTSANYSQVMEISKTKLVILDFGATWCPPCRQLKPVIEKLAGQYGGRFLLGEVDADTSRDLLSRYRIQYLPTLVPVRAAAELPNSRMIGFKGESALRTWIDAQLAKG
- a CDS encoding rhodanese-like domain-containing protein, whose product is MLPLITRDELRNGIDAGTLVVVDTMPVAYYEQEHLPGAVNIPGFPYEQAAGFTDRYAPDVLPDKSAEIVVYCANVPCRNSEFVGARLRELGYANVREYREGIEDWVSAGLATTSG